The sequence GAAAAACGATAGGCAAGAGTATTGGAGACCCTTTAATTTACCATAATATTGTAAGTGGCACAAGTCAGCTGGATGAGAAGGTGATAGAAGCACTGGAACAAGTTGGACTACCTGCAGAAGCAATGGACCGTTATCCCCATGAATTTTCTGGTGGACAACAACAGCGGATTTGCATTGGCAGGGCTATTGCCATGCAACCAGAGCTACTTATTTGTGACGAAGTTGTATCTGCTCTCGATGTTTCCGTTCAGTCTCAAATTTTAAACCTTCTTAATGCACTAAAAAAACAACATGGTTTTAGCTATTTATTTATATCACACGATTTGGGTGTTGTCAGGCATATTGCTGATCGTGTAATTGTCTTGTATCTTGGTAAAGTGATGGAGGAAGCTAAAGCAGAAGATCTTTTTGTAAATCCGAAACATCCTTACACAAAAGCGCTTCTCTCTGCGATGCCTAAAAACCATCCCAAAGAAAAAAAGGACAAAATGCTGCTAAAAGGAGAAATTCCCTCTCCTCTCGATCCTCCCTCTGGATGTCCTTTTAGGACGCGTTGTCCTTTTGCTCAGCCGGAATGTGCACTCCCACCTCCCAAAAAGCAGCAGGGCAACGGGCACCATTATTTCTGTATTTTAGACTAGCTATTCAAGGTAAGAAGCTGCTGCATGGTCTAAAATCCAAAGCG comes from Chlamydiales bacterium STE3 and encodes:
- a CDS encoding Oligopeptide transport ATP-binding protein AppF (Product derived from UniProtKB/Swiss-Prot:P42065;Gene name derived from UniProtKB/Swiss-Prot:P42065); the encoded protein is MASRKARDTFMSNPLLKVISLEKFFPIFSGIFRKKVAEVKAVNNVSFHLNKGEVLAIVGESGSGKSTLGRASIRLIEPTKGDLYFRGKNLTEMNQRELFTIRPEMQMVFQNPLASLNPRKTIGKSIGDPLIYHNIVSGTSQLDEKVIEALEQVGLPAEAMDRYPHEFSGGQQQRICIGRAIAMQPELLICDEVVSALDVSVQSQILNLLNALKKQHGFSYLFISHDLGVVRHIADRVIVLYLGKVMEEAKAEDLFVNPKHPYTKALLSAMPKNHPKEKKDKMLLKGEIPSPLDPPSGCPFRTRCPFAQPECALPPPKKQQGNGHHYFCILD